A DNA window from Ranitomeya imitator isolate aRanImi1 chromosome 2, aRanImi1.pri, whole genome shotgun sequence contains the following coding sequences:
- the LOC138666230 gene encoding uncharacterized protein produces the protein MESESLRCRECQKQRQSQHRDSPSTETAPAQRDSPSTETAPAQRQPQHRDSPSTERQPQHRDSPAQRDSPSTETAPAQRDSPSTERQPQHRDSPSTERQPQHRETAPAQRQSSTERQPQHRDSPSTEREPQHRDSPSTERQPQHRDSPSTETAPAQRESPSTETAPAQRDSPSTETAPAQRDSPSTETAPAQRESPSTETVQHRETAPAQRQPQHRETAPAQRDSPSTETAPAQRDSPSTERQPQHRDSPAQRDSPSTETVQHRERAPAQRQSQHRETAPAQRQPQHRDSPSTETVPAQRQSQHRQSQHRQSQHRDSPSTERQPQHRDSPAQRESPSTETVQHRETAPAQRQPQHRETAPAQRQPQHRERAPAQRQSSTERQPQHRDSPSTEREPQHRDSPAQRDSPSTETAPAQRDSPSTERQPQHRDSPSTERQPQHRETAPAQRQSSTERQPQHRDSPAQRESPSTETVPAQRDSPSTETAPAQRQSQHRDSPSTDSPSTDSPSTETVPAQRQSSTETVPAQRQSQHRDSPSTETVPAQRQPQHRDSPSTETAPAQRQPQHRDSPSTDSPSTETAPAQRQSSTETVPAQRQSQHRDSPSTETAPAQRQSQHRDSPAQRQPQHRDSPAQRQSQHRDSPSTETAPAQRQPQHRETAPAQRQPQHRETVPAQRQPQLRDSPSTETAPAQRQPQHRDSPAQRQPQLRDSPAQRQSSTERAPAQRQSSTETVPAQTVPAQRQPQHRDSPAQRQSQHRQSQHRDSPSTETVQHRDSPSTETAPAQRQSQHRQSQHRQSQHRQPQLRDSPSTDWRHRQ, from the coding sequence ATGGAGTCTGAAAGCCTGAGGTGCAGGGAATGTCAGAAACAGAGACAGTCCCAGCACAGAGACAGCCCCAGCACAGAGACAGCCCCAGCACAGAGAGACAGCCCCAGCACAGAGACAGCCCCAGCACAGAGACAGCCCCAGCACAGAGACAGCCCCAGCACAGAGAGACAGCCCCAGCACAGAGACAGTCCAGCACAGAGAGACAGCCCCAGCACAGAGACAGCCCCAGCACAGAGAGACAGCCCCAGCACAGAGAGACAGCCCCAGCACAGAGACAGCCCCAGCACAGAGAGACAGCCCCAGCACAGAGAGACAGCCCCAGCACAGAGACAGTCCAGCACAGAGAGACAGCCCCAGCACAGAGACAGCCCCAGCACAGAGAGAGAGCCCCAGCACAGAGACAGTCCCAGCACAGAGAGACAGCCCCAGCACAGAGACAGCCCCAGCACAGAGACAGCCCCAGCACAGAGAGAGAGCCCCAGCACAGAGACAGCCCCAGCACAGAGAGACAGCCCCAGCACAGAGACAGCCCCAGCACAGAGAGACAGCCCCAGCACAGAGACAGCCCCAGCACAGAGAGAGAGCCCCAGCACAGAGACAGTCCAGCACAGAGAGACAGCCCCAGCACAGAGACAGCCCCAGCACAGAGAGACAGCCCCAGCACAGAGAGACAGCCCCAGCACAGAGACAGCCCCAGCACAGAGAGACAGCCCCAGCACAGAGAGACAGCCCCAGCACAGAGACAGTCCAGCACAGAGAGACAGCCCCAGCACAGAGACAGTCCAGCACAGAGAGAGAGCCCCAGCACAGAGACAGTCCCAGCACAGAGAGACAGCCCCAGCACAGAGACAGCCCCAGCACAGAGACAGCCCCAGCACAGAGACAGTCCCAGCACAGAGACAGTCCCAGCACAGACAGTCCCAGCACAGACAGTCCCAGCACAGAGACAGTCCCAGCACAGAGAGACAGCCCCAGCACAGAGACAGTCCAGCACAGAGAGAGAGCCCCAGCACAGAGACAGTCCAGCACAGAGAGACAGCCCCAGCACAGAGACAGCCCCAGCACAGAGAGACAGCCCCAGCACAGAGACAGCCCCAGCACAGAGAGAGAGCCCCAGCACAGAGACAGTCCAGCACAGAGAGACAGCCCCAGCACAGAGACAGCCCCAGCACAGAGAGAGAGCCCCAGCACAGAGACAGTCCAGCACAGAGAGACAGCCCCAGCACAGAGACAGCCCCAGCACAGAGAGACAGCCCCAGCACAGAGAGACAGCCCCAGCACAGAGACAGCCCCAGCACAGAGAGACAGCCCCAGCACAGAGAGACAGCCCCAGCACAGAGACAGTCCAGCACAGAGAGACAGCCCCAGCACAGAGACAGTCCAGCACAGAGAGAGAGCCCCAGCACAGAGACAGTCCCAGCACAGAGAGACAGCCCCAGCACAGAGACAGCCCCAGCACAGAGACAGTCCCAGCACAGAGACAGTCCCAGCACAGACAGTCCCAGCACAGACAGTCCCAGCACAGAGACAGTCCCAGCACAGAGACAGTCCAGCACAGAGACAGTCCCAGCACAGAGACAGTCCCAGCACAGAGACAGTCCCAGCACAGAGACAGTCCCAGCACAGAGACAGCCCCAGCACAGAGACAGTCCCAGCACAGAGACAGCCCCAGCACAGAGACAGCCCCAGCACAGAGACAGTCCCAGCACAGACAGTCCCAGCACAGAGACAGCCCCAGCACAGAGACAGTCCAGCACAGAGACAGTCCCAGCACAGAGACAGTCCCAGCACAGAGACAGCCCCAGCACAGAGACAGCCCCAGCTCAGAGACAGTCCCAGCACAGAGACAGTCCAGCACAGAGACAGCCCCAGCACAGAGACAGTCCAGCACAGAGACAGTCCCAGCACAGAGACAGCCCCAGCACAGAGACAGCCCCAGCACAGAGACAGCCCCAGCACAGAGAGACAGCCCCAGCACAGAGACAGCCCCAGCACAGAGAGACAGTCCCAGCACAGAGACAGCCCCAGCTCAGAGACAGTCCCAGCACAGAGACAGCCCCAGCTCAGAGACAGCCCCAGCACAGAGACAGTCCAGCACAGAGACAGCCCCAGCTCAGAGACAGTCCAGCACAGAGACAGTCCAGCACAGAGAGAGCCCCAGCACAGAGACAGTCCAGCACAGAGACAGTCCCAGCACAGACAGTCCCAGCACAGAGACAGCCCCAGCACAGAGACAGTCCAGCACAGAGACAGTCCCAGCACAGACAGTCCCAGCACAGAGACAGCCCCAGCACAGAGACAGTCCAGCACAGAGACAGTCCCAGCACAGAGACAGCCCCAGCACAGAGACAGTCCCAGCACAGACAGTCCCAGCACAGACAGTCCCAGCACAGACAGCCCCAGCTCAGAGACAGCCCCAGCACAGACTGGAGACACCGCCAATGA